CTCTGCACATTCTCTATATAGTACCGATGAAAAATATTCAAGATCTTTTTGATAAAAACCTAATGTTTTATATTCGTTTCTTTCCAAAAGAAAACCAAACCGCTCCACCACTTTCTCATGTACAAATAAAGAACCTCTCTCTTTTATACAATTTTGTAGACGTAGCTTTGCTCTAGCATAAGCTTGCATATTAGAATAACGATCTAAATGATCTGGTGTAATATTAAGAACAACCGCTTGATCAAATACAGGAGAGTCTAAAGTTTCCAGTTGAAAAGAGCTCAATTCAACCACAAGAACCTCTGCTTTTCGAGGAGCAAGCACATAAGAACAAAGAGGCATGCCCACATTCCCCATTGCTTTTGCATAAATTCCACTTGCCTTTAGAATATGTTCTACCATTAGAGTTACAGTAGTTTTACCATTGGTTCCTGTCACCGCTATTAAAGGCGCTGAAATAAAAGGCAGGGCTAATCCTACCTCTGTGACAATAGAAATACCCCTATCTTTAGCAGTTGTATAGATTACATGTTTAGGATTAACTCCCGGTGAAATAACGCATTGATCTATTTCCTCCCAACAAATAGCTCCAAAATCGGGAATACACTTTAAGCCAAGCTCTTCTAAACGAAGAGCTTCTTTAAGATCCAAGTAATCATCAAAAGCACATACGTTTTTTTTATGG
This is a stretch of genomic DNA from Candidatus Rhabdochlamydia oedothoracis. It encodes these proteins:
- the murD gene encoding UDP-N-acetylmuramoyl-L-alanine--D-glutamate ligase translates to MKRALILGLGKSGRAAAELLLFHKKNVCAFDDYLDLKEALRLEELGLKCIPDFGAICWEEIDQCVISPGVNPKHVIYTTAKDRGISIVTEVGLALPFISAPLIAVTGTNGKTTVTLMVEHILKASGIYAKAMGNVGMPLCSYVLAPRKAEVLVVELSSFQLETLDSPVFDQAVVLNITPDHLDRYSNMQAYARAKLRLQNCIKERGSLFVHEKVVERFGFLLERNEYKTLGFYQKDLEYFSSVLYRECAEHERENALAAWALCKPFGISHTQFTKALTTFCRPPHRLEYIASIAGVDYYDDSKGTNIDAVICAVRAMKGEVILIAGGVDKGSSYAVWKKPFSGKVRQIIAIGLAAKKIQQELHPFVPVICVDSMQTAVIMAKKLAKEKESVLLSPGCASFDMFCDYAHRGKEFQYQVRLLRDGEI